One segment of Gemmatimonadota bacterium DNA contains the following:
- the ettA gene encoding energy-dependent translational throttle protein EttA gives MAGEYIFTMRDLRKVVPPSKEILKGIYLSFYPGAKIGVLGSNGAGKSTLLRIMAGVDKDFQGEAKPLAGTRIGYLPQEPQLDPAKDVRGNVEDGVAHLRKLLDDFNEIAMKFAEPMDDAAMEKLLEKQGRLQEQIDHLNLWELDHKLDLAMDALRLPPGDADVTTLSGGEKRRVALCRLLLSEPDMLLLDEPTNHLDAESVAWLEKYLETFPGTVVAITHDRYFLDNVAKWILELDRGAGIPWEGNYSSWLAQKSKRMAVEEKQASARQKTLERELEWVRMAPKARQAKSKARLQRFEQLREEAERVSEGSVEILIPVPERLGDEVVVAKNVSKGYGDRLLFENLSFALPRGGIVGVIGANGAGKTTLFRMIAGQETPDGGELIVGKTVKLSYVDQSRDALDGAKTVYEEISGGQDELLFGTRKVNARAYCTGFNFRGPDQQKRVKDLSGGERNRLHMAKLLKTGGNLLLLDEPTNDLDVDVLRALEDALLGFAGCAVVISHDRWFLDRIATHILAFEGNSEVTWYEGNYQDYAADFKKRKGVDASQPHRVKFKPLHR, from the coding sequence ATGGCCGGCGAATACATCTTCACGATGCGCGACCTCCGCAAGGTCGTGCCCCCCAGCAAAGAGATCCTCAAGGGCATCTACCTGTCGTTCTACCCGGGCGCCAAGATCGGCGTGCTGGGCTCGAACGGCGCGGGGAAGTCCACCCTGCTGCGCATCATGGCGGGGGTCGACAAGGACTTCCAGGGCGAGGCGAAGCCGCTCGCGGGGACGCGGATCGGCTACCTGCCGCAGGAGCCGCAGCTCGATCCCGCCAAGGACGTGCGGGGCAACGTCGAGGACGGGGTGGCCCACCTGCGCAAGCTGCTCGACGACTTCAACGAGATCGCGATGAAGTTCGCCGAGCCCATGGACGACGCCGCCATGGAGAAGCTGCTCGAGAAGCAGGGGCGGCTGCAGGAGCAGATCGACCACCTGAACCTCTGGGAGCTGGACCACAAGCTCGACCTGGCGATGGACGCGCTGCGGCTGCCGCCGGGCGACGCCGACGTCACGACGCTCTCGGGCGGCGAGAAGCGCCGGGTGGCGCTGTGCCGGCTGCTGCTCTCCGAGCCGGACATGCTGCTGCTGGACGAGCCCACCAACCACCTCGACGCCGAGAGCGTGGCGTGGCTGGAGAAGTACCTGGAGACCTTCCCGGGCACCGTGGTGGCGATCACCCACGACCGGTACTTCCTCGACAACGTGGCCAAGTGGATCCTGGAGCTCGACCGCGGGGCGGGGATCCCGTGGGAGGGGAACTACTCCAGCTGGCTGGCGCAGAAGTCCAAGCGGATGGCGGTGGAGGAGAAGCAGGCCAGCGCGCGGCAGAAGACGCTGGAGCGGGAGCTCGAGTGGGTGCGGATGGCGCCCAAGGCGCGGCAGGCCAAGAGCAAGGCGCGGCTGCAGCGGTTCGAGCAGCTGCGGGAGGAGGCGGAGCGGGTGAGCGAGGGGTCGGTCGAGATCCTCATCCCGGTGCCGGAGCGGCTGGGCGACGAGGTGGTCGTGGCCAAGAACGTGAGCAAGGGCTACGGCGACCGGCTGCTGTTCGAGAACCTGAGCTTCGCGCTGCCACGGGGCGGCATCGTGGGGGTGATCGGCGCCAACGGCGCCGGCAAGACCACCCTGTTCCGCATGATCGCCGGCCAGGAGACGCCCGACGGCGGCGAGCTGATCGTGGGCAAGACGGTCAAGCTCTCGTACGTGGACCAGTCGCGCGACGCCCTCGACGGCGCCAAGACGGTGTACGAGGAGATCTCGGGGGGGCAGGACGAGCTGCTCTTCGGCACCCGCAAGGTGAACGCGCGGGCCTACTGCACCGGGTTCAACTTCCGGGGCCCCGACCAGCAGAAGCGGGTCAAGGACCTCTCCGGCGGCGAGCGCAACCGGCTGCACATGGCCAAGCTGCTCAAGACCGGCGGCAACCTGCTGCTGCTCGACGAGCCGACCAACGACCTCGACGTGGACGTGCTCCGCGCCCTCGAGGACGCGCTGCTCGGCTTCGCCGGCTGCGCGGTGGTCATCTCCCACGACCGCTGGTTCCTCGACCGCATCGCCACCCACATCCTGGCGTTCGAGGGCAACAGCGAGGTGACCTGGTACGAGGGCAACTACCAGGACTACGCCGCCGACTTCAAGAAGCGGAAGGGCGTCGACGCCAGCCAGCCGCACCGGGTGAAGTTCAAGCCGCTGCATCGCTAG
- a CDS encoding peroxiredoxin family protein: MDAYRDQYATLVGDTSKVTLLAVSVDPAAELASWAKDKDYPFTFLSDPDGAMGRAFGAWEPKYRMDNRTLFVVAPGGKVAHVMAPFREVDPQAYVELREAIAKAAGR; this comes from the coding sequence ATGGACGCGTACCGTGATCAGTACGCGACGCTCGTAGGAGACACCAGCAAGGTGACGCTGCTGGCCGTCAGCGTGGACCCGGCGGCCGAGCTCGCCAGCTGGGCGAAGGACAAGGACTACCCGTTCACCTTCCTGAGCGATCCCGACGGCGCGATGGGCCGCGCCTTCGGCGCCTGGGAGCCGAAGTACCGGATGGACAATCGCACGCTGTTCGTGGTGGCGCCGGGCGGGAAGGTCGCGCACGTGATGGCGCCGTTTCGCGAGGTGGATCCGCAGGCCTACGTGGAGTTGCGGGAGGCGATTGCGAAGGCGGCAGGGCGGTAA
- a CDS encoding PQQ-dependent sugar dehydrogenase encodes MRFVPLLSLGGALLSLGRDTLPTPAPTPTPPACTRASGLVLPEGFCAVVVAERLGRVRQITVLPNGDVAAALGGGGPGVVLLRDTNGDGVADIRKAFGEEGGTGIAFRDGYLWLAAPSRLVRWRLTPGEDQPQGAPETMVDRLPTGGHGAKTLAFLGGDTLIVNLGSETNSCQHADRSNRSPGHDPCTELEERAGLWRFSATRPGQRYQDGARYATGLRNAMALAVQPGTGRLFAAPHGRDQLGANWGYTDEQNAELPAEEFLQVDAGDDFGWPYCYFDQRQGKRVLAPEYGGDGRRTTRCEAKKAPLIGFPGHWAPMAIAFYAGTQFPERYRGGAFIAFHGSWNRAPLPQQGYRVAFVPFDASGRPTGQYETFATGSRGPTSLRPAGVAAGPDGSLYIADEGSGTIWKVMVGR; translated from the coding sequence ATGCGGTTTGTCCCTCTGCTTTCCCTCGGTGGCGCCCTGCTTTCCCTCGGGCGCGACACCCTTCCGACCCCCGCGCCGACCCCCACGCCCCCCGCCTGCACCCGGGCGAGCGGGCTCGTCCTCCCCGAGGGATTCTGCGCCGTGGTCGTCGCCGAGCGCCTCGGACGCGTGCGCCAGATCACCGTCCTCCCCAATGGCGACGTCGCCGCCGCCCTCGGCGGCGGCGGGCCCGGCGTGGTCCTGCTCCGCGATACCAACGGCGACGGCGTGGCCGATATCCGGAAGGCCTTCGGCGAGGAAGGCGGCACCGGCATCGCCTTCCGCGACGGCTACCTCTGGCTCGCCGCCCCGAGCCGCCTGGTCCGCTGGCGCCTCACCCCCGGCGAGGACCAGCCCCAGGGCGCCCCCGAGACGATGGTCGACCGCCTCCCCACCGGCGGCCACGGCGCCAAGACCCTCGCCTTCCTCGGCGGCGACACGCTCATCGTCAACCTCGGCTCCGAGACCAACAGCTGCCAGCACGCCGACCGCAGCAACCGCTCCCCCGGCCACGACCCCTGCACCGAGCTCGAGGAGCGCGCCGGCCTCTGGCGCTTCAGCGCCACCCGGCCCGGGCAGCGCTACCAGGACGGCGCCCGCTACGCCACCGGGCTCCGCAACGCCATGGCCCTCGCCGTGCAGCCCGGCACCGGCCGCCTCTTCGCCGCGCCCCACGGCCGCGACCAGCTGGGCGCCAACTGGGGCTATACCGACGAACAGAACGCCGAGCTCCCCGCCGAGGAGTTCCTGCAGGTGGACGCGGGCGACGACTTCGGCTGGCCCTACTGCTACTTCGACCAGCGCCAGGGGAAGCGGGTCCTCGCCCCGGAGTACGGCGGCGACGGCCGCCGCACCACCCGCTGCGAGGCGAAGAAGGCGCCCCTGATCGGCTTCCCGGGCCACTGGGCCCCCATGGCCATCGCCTTCTACGCCGGCACCCAGTTCCCGGAGCGCTACCGCGGCGGGGCATTCATCGCCTTCCACGGCTCCTGGAACCGCGCCCCGCTGCCCCAGCAGGGGTACCGGGTGGCCTTCGTCCCCTTCGACGCCAGCGGCCGCCCCACGGGGCAGTACGAGACCTTCGCCACTGGCAGCCGCGGCCCCACCAGCCTCCGCCCCGCCGGCGTGGCCGCCGGCCCCGACGGCTCGCTCTACATCGCCGACGAAGGGTCGGGGACGATCTGGAAGGTGATGGTCGGGCGGTAG
- the glgP gene encoding alpha-glucan family phosphorylase, whose product MTQPRLRLPYLPPRIEGLATLATNLWWSWSTDARTLFRKVDEPLWHMSKHNPLALLKRVDPARLAACAADPGFLAQYDRLMDTAARALGSPDTWFHRQHPDLARPVAYFCAEFGLHNSVPIYSGGLGILAGDHLKTASDLGLPLVGVGLFYTKGYFDQQLRLDGWQEDSDVRFDVDTIPLERMLGPGGEPYLTVVRTFGRPVHLGAWRMQVGRVPVYLLDTNLELNDPADRELSAKLYAGGPDMRLRQEWLLGVGGVRVLRAAGVDPAAWHANEGHAAFMLVERLRELVAAGHSFEAAWAEVRARSIFTTHTPVPAGHDRFGVDQVLACAANVWEELGISPERFVAIGSHPEDAHPLFHMTATAIRLSARVNGVAQKHGEVSREIWNPLWPAARPEEVPIGAVTNGVHLPTWMSGHLRQLLDRHLGEGWLERRDEPGFWESVLTIDDQELWNLHTDMKLNLFTFIREDARRRWTERWKEAAHMVGAGTLLSPGALTIGFARRFATYKRAALLFSDFDRLRELLVNPWRPVQLVFAGKAHPEDQPGKEVLQQVYAFTRDPRLEGRVAFIEDYEMHLAHRLVQGVDLWLNLPRVPLEACGTSGMKAALNAVPQLSTLDGWWAEGFNGMNGWAIPPVQPGEQPDATDVEHLYDLLEQQVVPIYYKRDARGLPTEWLLRMKHALRHAGEHFSARRMVQDYVTRYYAPAMRGEMPSSVPPI is encoded by the coding sequence ATGACCCAGCCGCGCCTTCGCCTGCCCTATCTGCCCCCCCGGATCGAGGGGCTGGCCACCCTCGCAACGAATCTGTGGTGGAGCTGGTCCACCGACGCCCGCACGCTCTTCCGCAAGGTGGACGAGCCGCTGTGGCACATGTCCAAGCACAACCCGCTGGCGCTGCTCAAGCGGGTGGACCCCGCCCGGCTGGCCGCCTGCGCCGCCGACCCCGGCTTCCTGGCCCAGTACGACCGGCTCATGGACACCGCGGCCCGGGCGCTGGGGTCGCCGGACACCTGGTTCCACCGGCAGCACCCCGACCTGGCCCGCCCGGTGGCCTATTTCTGCGCCGAGTTCGGGCTGCACAACTCGGTGCCGATCTACTCCGGCGGCCTCGGCATCCTGGCCGGCGACCACCTGAAGACGGCCTCCGACCTGGGGCTGCCGCTGGTGGGGGTGGGGCTCTTCTACACCAAGGGCTACTTCGACCAGCAGCTGCGGCTCGACGGCTGGCAGGAGGACAGCGACGTCCGGTTCGACGTCGACACCATCCCCCTGGAGCGGATGCTCGGCCCGGGGGGCGAGCCCTACCTCACGGTGGTGCGCACCTTCGGGCGGCCGGTGCACCTCGGCGCCTGGCGGATGCAGGTGGGCCGGGTGCCGGTGTACCTGCTGGACACCAACCTCGAGCTCAACGACCCCGCCGACCGGGAGCTGTCGGCCAAGCTGTACGCCGGCGGCCCCGACATGCGGCTGCGGCAGGAGTGGCTGCTCGGCGTGGGTGGGGTGCGGGTGCTGCGCGCCGCGGGGGTGGACCCGGCGGCGTGGCACGCCAACGAGGGGCACGCGGCGTTCATGCTGGTGGAGCGGCTGCGCGAGCTGGTGGCGGCGGGACACTCGTTCGAGGCGGCATGGGCCGAGGTGCGGGCCCGGAGCATCTTCACCACCCACACCCCGGTGCCGGCGGGGCATGACCGCTTCGGGGTGGACCAGGTGCTGGCCTGCGCGGCCAACGTGTGGGAGGAGCTCGGCATCAGCCCCGAGCGCTTCGTGGCCATCGGCAGCCACCCGGAGGACGCCCACCCGCTGTTCCACATGACCGCCACCGCCATCCGGCTCTCGGCCCGGGTGAATGGCGTGGCGCAGAAGCACGGCGAGGTGTCGCGCGAGATCTGGAACCCGCTGTGGCCCGCGGCGCGGCCGGAGGAGGTGCCGATCGGCGCGGTGACCAACGGGGTGCACCTCCCCACCTGGATGTCGGGGCACCTGCGGCAGCTGCTCGACCGGCACCTGGGCGAGGGGTGGCTGGAGCGGCGGGACGAGCCGGGCTTCTGGGAGTCGGTGCTGACCATCGACGACCAGGAGCTGTGGAACCTCCACACCGACATGAAGCTCAACCTGTTCACCTTCATCCGGGAGGATGCCCGGCGGCGGTGGACGGAGCGGTGGAAGGAAGCGGCACACATGGTGGGCGCGGGGACCCTGCTCTCGCCGGGGGCGCTGACCATCGGGTTCGCGCGGCGGTTCGCCACCTACAAGCGGGCGGCGCTGCTGTTCTCGGACTTCGACCGGCTGCGGGAGCTGCTGGTGAACCCGTGGCGGCCGGTGCAGCTGGTGTTCGCCGGCAAGGCGCACCCCGAGGACCAGCCGGGCAAGGAGGTGCTGCAGCAGGTGTACGCCTTCACCCGCGACCCCCGGCTCGAGGGGCGGGTGGCGTTCATCGAGGACTACGAGATGCACCTGGCCCACCGGCTGGTGCAGGGCGTGGACCTGTGGCTCAACCTGCCCCGGGTGCCGCTCGAGGCCTGCGGCACCAGCGGCATGAAGGCGGCGCTCAACGCGGTGCCCCAGCTCTCCACCCTCGACGGCTGGTGGGCGGAGGGCTTCAACGGGATGAACGGGTGGGCCATCCCCCCGGTGCAGCCGGGGGAGCAGCCCGACGCCACCGACGTGGAGCACCTCTACGACCTGCTGGAGCAGCAGGTGGTGCCGATCTACTACAAGCGCGACGCCCGCGGCCTCCCGACCGAGTGGCTGCTGCGGATGAAGCACGCGCTGCGGCACGCCGGGGAGCACTTCAGCGCCCGGCGCATGGTCCAGGACTACGTCACCCGCTACTACGCCCCGGCGATGCGGGGGGAGATGCCGTCGAGTGTCCCGCCCATCTGA
- a CDS encoding glycogen synthase: MSRPSDHRSTGEHRAAPSPLGLVDGQAVGVVHLAAEYGWLARTGGLAEAVAGLASTQAAAGIPVAVIIPLHRSVRSGAPGLERVAGPFHVRVGPRMEEARLFRIPTEPGKPKIYCIESHYFDRAGLYGESGMDYGDNLQRWAFFCRAALEMLPRVARSPCVLHCHDWHTALAPVYLRVYHHDLPFARGIRSVLTVHNAGFQGHYAADGVPDIGLPWELYTWQHLEWHDKLNLLKGGLKFADAVTTVSPTHAHELRTPVGGFGLHDVFLALGDRFTGIVNGIDMTEWDPAHDPHITATYAVEDLAGKARCKAALQRSFGLPQRRRIPLFAMTARMTHQKGLELITGEYSLFMLEAQFIFLGTGESKYEALLKMYESRWPDRISVHLGFSERLEHRLMAGADIYLMPSLYEPCGLAQLRAERYGAVPLARRVGGLADTIEDGQTGFLFDEYSSEDLLRVARHVMDRYHEPPAWELMMRNAMQKDFSWNRSGEKYLAVYRRILDHPPVA; encoded by the coding sequence GTGTCCCGCCCATCTGACCACCGGAGCACCGGGGAGCACCGCGCCGCCCCGAGCCCGCTCGGCCTGGTGGACGGGCAGGCGGTGGGCGTGGTGCACCTGGCCGCGGAGTACGGCTGGCTGGCCCGCACCGGCGGGCTGGCGGAGGCGGTGGCGGGGCTGGCCTCCACCCAGGCCGCGGCCGGCATCCCGGTGGCGGTGATCATCCCGCTGCACCGCTCGGTGCGCAGCGGGGCCCCGGGGCTGGAGCGGGTGGCGGGGCCGTTCCACGTGCGGGTGGGCCCGCGGATGGAGGAGGCGCGGCTGTTCCGCATCCCCACCGAGCCGGGCAAGCCCAAGATCTACTGCATCGAGTCGCACTACTTCGACCGCGCGGGGCTGTACGGCGAGTCGGGGATGGACTACGGCGACAACCTGCAGCGCTGGGCGTTCTTCTGCCGCGCGGCGCTGGAGATGCTGCCCCGGGTGGCGCGCAGCCCCTGCGTGCTGCACTGCCACGACTGGCACACGGCGCTGGCCCCGGTGTACCTGCGGGTGTACCACCACGACCTCCCGTTCGCGCGCGGGATCCGCAGCGTGCTCACGGTGCACAACGCCGGCTTCCAGGGCCACTACGCCGCCGACGGCGTGCCCGACATCGGGCTGCCGTGGGAGCTGTACACCTGGCAGCACCTCGAGTGGCACGACAAGCTCAACCTGCTCAAGGGCGGGCTCAAGTTCGCCGACGCGGTGACCACGGTGAGCCCCACCCACGCGCACGAGCTGCGCACCCCGGTGGGCGGCTTCGGGCTGCATGACGTCTTCCTGGCGCTGGGCGACCGGTTCACCGGCATCGTCAACGGCATCGACATGACCGAGTGGGACCCGGCCCACGACCCGCACATCACCGCCACCTACGCGGTGGAGGACCTGGCCGGGAAGGCGCGCTGCAAGGCGGCGCTGCAGCGGAGCTTCGGGCTGCCGCAGCGGCGGCGGATCCCGCTGTTCGCCATGACCGCGCGGATGACGCACCAGAAGGGGCTCGAGCTGATCACCGGCGAGTACTCGCTGTTCATGCTCGAGGCCCAGTTCATCTTCCTCGGCACCGGCGAGTCCAAGTACGAGGCGCTGCTCAAGATGTACGAGTCGCGCTGGCCCGACCGGATCAGCGTGCACCTGGGCTTCTCCGAGCGGCTGGAACACCGGCTGATGGCGGGGGCGGACATCTACCTGATGCCCTCGCTGTACGAGCCGTGCGGGCTGGCCCAGCTGCGGGCGGAGCGCTACGGCGCGGTGCCGCTGGCGCGGCGGGTGGGCGGCCTGGCCGACACCATCGAGGACGGACAGACCGGCTTCCTGTTCGACGAATACAGCTCCGAGGACCTGCTCCGGGTGGCGCGCCACGTGATGGACCGCTACCACGAGCCGCCGGCGTGGGAGCTGATGATGCGGAACGCCATGCAGAAGGACTTCTCGTGGAACCGGTCCGGCGAGAAGTACCTGGCCGTGTACCGCCGCATCCTCGACCACCCGCCGGTCGCGTAG
- a CDS encoding DUF1957 domain-containing protein — protein MDFVLALHSHLPYVLNHGRWPHGSDWICEAAIDTYLPLLSVLDRLAAEEVPAPLTIGITPILANQLESPDFAAELEAYFTQRLTACEEAAASLTETGDAHLIPLADFWRAHLLGLRQLFRAEDRNLARAFRRHAEAGRVELISCGATHGFLPLLATDESIRLQLLLGRAEHRRIFGMEPAGLWLPECAYRPRGHWQPLPEAPHPGVREGIEAHVAEAGFRYFFVDSHLAAAGQAFRFYGADWGEWRVEVEGKLAEGAARRLVDPGDEPEAPNTPYEAYRVAGADGPSPVNAFVRDPVASRQVWSRQEGYPGDEWYLEFHKIRWPGGLRYWRVSAPGSELGAKAPYHPDRAIERAGAHGRHFASLLGTLADSPMRRAAGNLVAVPFDTELFGHWWFEGVEFLSQVYRAVRGYPGVRPVTASRHLAGATGERAIHLTTGSWGANGNFSMWLNDETAWTWPRLWAIEARFWAAAPAALGDDAARPVLAQAARAMLLAMSSDWQFIISTGAVTDYAIKRFTEHCADAELFLTALEGGPAAVAGAQAEAATQWRRDHVFPDVLDTVAQVLAKRPAPAA, from the coding sequence ATGGACTTCGTCCTCGCGCTGCACAGCCACCTGCCCTACGTGCTCAACCACGGGCGGTGGCCCCACGGCAGCGACTGGATCTGCGAGGCGGCGATCGACACCTACCTGCCGCTGCTTTCGGTGCTCGACCGGCTGGCCGCGGAGGAGGTGCCCGCCCCGCTCACCATCGGCATCACCCCGATCCTGGCCAACCAGCTGGAGAGCCCCGACTTCGCGGCGGAGCTCGAGGCGTACTTCACCCAGCGGCTCACGGCCTGCGAGGAGGCGGCAGCCTCGCTCACCGAGACCGGCGACGCCCACCTGATCCCGCTGGCCGACTTCTGGCGCGCCCACCTGCTCGGCCTCCGGCAGCTGTTCCGGGCCGAGGACCGCAACCTGGCCCGCGCCTTCCGGCGCCACGCGGAGGCGGGCCGGGTGGAGCTCATCTCGTGCGGCGCCACCCACGGCTTCCTGCCGCTGCTGGCCACCGACGAGAGCATCCGGCTGCAGCTGCTGCTGGGCCGCGCCGAGCACCGCCGCATCTTCGGCATGGAGCCGGCGGGGCTGTGGCTCCCCGAGTGCGCCTACCGGCCGCGGGGGCACTGGCAGCCGCTCCCCGAGGCGCCCCACCCCGGCGTGCGCGAGGGGATCGAGGCGCACGTGGCGGAGGCGGGCTTCCGCTACTTCTTCGTGGACAGCCACCTCGCCGCCGCCGGCCAGGCGTTCCGGTTCTATGGCGCGGACTGGGGCGAGTGGCGGGTGGAAGTGGAGGGCAAGCTGGCGGAGGGCGCCGCCCGGCGACTCGTCGACCCGGGCGACGAGCCGGAGGCCCCGAACACCCCGTACGAGGCGTACCGCGTGGCCGGCGCCGACGGGCCGAGCCCGGTCAACGCCTTTGTCCGCGACCCGGTGGCCTCCCGGCAGGTGTGGAGCCGGCAGGAGGGGTACCCCGGCGACGAGTGGTACCTCGAGTTCCACAAGATCCGGTGGCCCGGCGGGCTCCGCTACTGGCGGGTGAGCGCCCCCGGCTCCGAGCTCGGCGCCAAGGCGCCGTACCACCCCGACCGCGCCATCGAGCGCGCCGGGGCGCACGGCCGGCACTTCGCCTCGCTGCTCGGCACGCTGGCCGACTCGCCGATGCGCCGGGCGGCCGGCAACCTGGTGGCGGTGCCGTTCGACACCGAGCTGTTCGGGCACTGGTGGTTCGAGGGGGTGGAGTTCCTGTCGCAGGTGTACCGCGCGGTGCGGGGCTACCCGGGGGTGCGGCCGGTGACCGCGAGCCGCCACCTGGCCGGCGCCACCGGGGAGCGGGCCATCCACCTGACCACCGGCTCGTGGGGCGCCAACGGCAACTTCAGCATGTGGCTCAACGACGAGACCGCGTGGACCTGGCCCCGGCTGTGGGCCATCGAGGCGCGGTTCTGGGCCGCCGCCCCCGCCGCGCTCGGCGACGACGCGGCGCGGCCGGTGCTGGCGCAGGCGGCGCGCGCCATGCTGCTCGCGATGAGCTCCGACTGGCAGTTCATCATCTCCACCGGCGCGGTGACCGACTACGCCATCAAGCGGTTCACCGAGCACTGCGCCGACGCGGAGCTGTTCCTCACGGCGCTGGAGGGCGGTCCCGCGGCCGTCGCCGGCGCCCAGGCCGAGGCCGCCACCCAGTGGCGCCGCGACCACGTCTTTCCCGACGTGCTGGACACCGTGGCCCAGGTGCTGGCAAAGCGACCGGCCCCCGCGGCGTGA
- a CDS encoding SWIB/MDM2 domain-containing protein: MATKKKAPAKKKAAKKATKRKPNAAFMKALTPSPLLAAVVGEKALARTEVIKKLWAYIKKNGLQDKKNRRAINADAKLKPLFKKDQVTMFDLAKIANKNLS, translated from the coding sequence ATGGCCACGAAGAAGAAGGCGCCGGCCAAGAAGAAGGCCGCGAAGAAGGCCACGAAGCGGAAGCCGAATGCGGCGTTTATGAAGGCCCTGACGCCTTCGCCCCTGCTCGCGGCCGTCGTGGGCGAGAAGGCCCTGGCCCGGACCGAGGTGATCAAGAAGCTGTGGGCGTACATCAAGAAGAACGGCCTGCAGGACAAGAAGAACCGTCGCGCGATCAACGCCGACGCGAAGCTCAAGCCGCTGTTCAAGAAGGACCAGGTGACCATGTTCGACCTGGCGAAGATCGCCAACAAGAACCTGAGCTAG
- a CDS encoding threonine synthase yields the protein MASLQVCAACGDQYGELDPAVRCDCGGLLELRHDPPAEDGASLRRLFEERWGQRNDANLSGVWRYRELVLPSVGEQMVTHPEGNTPLLRRPAIATWAGLPRLRLKHEGHNPTGSFKDRGMTVGVTQAKRIGARAIACASTGNTSAALAAYGAQAGIPALVFVPAGQVALGKLSQSLAYGARTLLVRGDFDACLALVQQAADQLGVYLLNSINPYRLEGQKSIVLELLHQLCWEVPDWIVLPAGNLGNTAAFGKALVEAKAAGLIDRLPRIAAVQAAGAAPFARGFAEGFRARHTVKAETIATAIKIGDPASWDRGVRTIRDTDGVVTAVTDAEILEAKAVIDAAGVGCEPASAASVAGARKLREAGVIAHDARVMAVLTGHVLKDPGALITYHQELEPPPARANRPIEIAADLREVERVMR from the coding sequence ATGGCCAGCCTCCAGGTCTGCGCCGCCTGCGGCGACCAGTACGGCGAGCTCGATCCCGCGGTGCGCTGTGACTGCGGCGGGCTGCTCGAGCTGCGGCACGACCCGCCCGCCGAGGATGGCGCGAGCCTGCGGCGCCTGTTCGAGGAGCGCTGGGGCCAGCGCAACGACGCCAACCTCTCCGGGGTGTGGCGCTACCGCGAGCTGGTGCTCCCCTCGGTGGGGGAGCAGATGGTCACCCACCCCGAGGGGAACACCCCCCTGCTCCGCCGGCCGGCCATCGCCACGTGGGCGGGGCTGCCGCGGCTCCGCCTCAAGCACGAGGGCCACAATCCCACCGGGTCGTTCAAGGACCGGGGGATGACCGTCGGCGTGACCCAGGCCAAGCGGATCGGCGCCCGGGCCATCGCCTGCGCCAGCACCGGCAACACCTCCGCGGCGCTCGCGGCCTACGGGGCGCAGGCGGGGATCCCGGCGCTGGTGTTCGTGCCGGCGGGCCAGGTGGCGCTGGGCAAGCTGTCGCAGTCGCTGGCCTACGGCGCGCGCACCCTGCTGGTGCGGGGCGACTTCGACGCCTGCCTGGCGCTGGTGCAGCAGGCCGCCGACCAGCTCGGCGTCTACCTGCTCAACTCCATCAACCCCTACCGGCTCGAGGGGCAGAAGAGCATCGTGCTCGAGTTGCTGCACCAGCTGTGCTGGGAGGTGCCCGACTGGATCGTGCTGCCGGCGGGGAACCTCGGCAACACGGCGGCGTTCGGGAAGGCGCTGGTGGAGGCGAAGGCGGCGGGGCTCATCGACCGGCTGCCGCGGATCGCGGCGGTGCAGGCGGCGGGGGCGGCACCGTTCGCACGGGGGTTCGCCGAGGGGTTCAGGGCGCGGCACACGGTCAAGGCGGAGACCATCGCCACGGCCATCAAGATCGGCGACCCGGCGAGCTGGGACCGCGGGGTGCGCACCATCCGCGACACCGACGGGGTGGTGACCGCGGTGACCGACGCCGAGATCCTCGAGGCGAAGGCGGTGATCGACGCGGCCGGCGTGGGGTGCGAGCCGGCCAGCGCCGCGAGCGTGGCGGGAGCGCGCAAGCTGCGCGAGGCGGGGGTGATCGCCCACGACGCGCGGGTGATGGCGGTGCTCACCGGCCACGTGCTCAAGGACCCGGGGGCGCTCATCACCTATCACCAGGAGCTGGAGCCGCCGCCCGCGCGCGCCAACCGCCCCATCGAGATCGCGGCGGACCTGCGGGAGGTGGAGCGGGTGATGCGGTAG